One part of the Lytechinus pictus isolate F3 Inbred chromosome 3, Lp3.0, whole genome shotgun sequence genome encodes these proteins:
- the LOC129257164 gene encoding RNA-binding protein 10-like → MALDKDYYLYSIRRDSLLDSEDDSALISRARDVISRASGQIPAVPGTIDQQSLLTAAGAWGVENAIYASAAAAEASMVERRDPGIYNEVPGDYSEDKKGRKRDRRRDRRRDRDERKPPADRPCRTILIKHLPAEVDEIYLRGILQLFGAPIQDVRLVKHKDSGASRGFAFVEFQFLPDAQRWMEENQGTLVIGSGRASLTYSKSRGDEDWFCSQCGTQNFKRRANCFKCGIEKNESERYSQISAKPTRILLLMGLDSLTTEEKIQRELHDITAIDMNVQLIRDPTTNTSRGLCYVALSAVEYSSHLLEILNNMHPPFILDGKQISVHFCKEGTDEEYSTWTEAEAGASYEQYYQQQATEAAAAAAAGVYDQSYASYAAISAAHSSKELSAADKAALAQEQVQAACKMQLEQQQITQKLLNKMRQTSTEKKPKRVKIDLPPPGTDGSTLDPSQIIHEVKPKKSKKEQQQLDTETSDQRLQHQLSSSSEGGYYPDVSQYQYDESSGFYYDPQTGLYYDPNSQYYYNAHSQQYVYWDGTQYVPAKQDQAPTALPQVGVPGDGAKEDKGKKEKGKVAKKVASDMRRWAATMNEMKNNKAKKSGNDFKKDNSSASADAGFAVLSKKADPAETKQSVMLALKRSSTNDEQRNKAASITNILAQYGGDSDSEPEDSGPPPNKKPTPASDSQESVPTSLTDWTKLICLLCKRQFPSKEVLVKHQQFSDLHKQNLEALKKRTGLQQQQSQGKGGGSYRDRAQERRSRFTAN, encoded by the exons AGCCAGAGATGTTATAAGCAGAGCATCAGGTCAAATTCCTGCAGTTCCAGGGACAATTGATCAGCAGTCACTCCTCACAGCAGCAGGGGCATGGGGAGTAGAGAATGCAATATATGCCTCAGCAGCTGCAGCAGAAGCTAGCATGGTAGAGAGAAGAGACCCTGGAATTTACAATGAAG TTCCAGGTGACTACAGTGAGGACAAGAAAGGCCGGAAAAGGGATAGAAGAAGAGATAGAAGGAGAGATCGAGATGAG CGAAAGCCGCCAGCGGACAGGCCATGTAGAACCATCCTCATCAAGCATCTACCTGCTGAAGTTGATGAAATATAT TTGCGAGGGATACTTCAACTTTTTGGTGCCCCAATCCAGGATGTTAGACTGGTAAAGCACAAAGATTCAG GTGCATCAAGAGGCTTCGCTTTTGTGGAGTTCCAATTCCTTCCGGATGCCCAGCGATGGATGGAGGAAAACCAG GGAACTTTGGTGATAGGAAGTGGGCGTGCTTCACTCACCTACAGCAAGAGCAGAGGGGATGAAGACTGGTTCTGCTCACAG TGTGGTACTCAAAATTTCAAGAGGAGAGCAAACTGCTTCAAGTGTGGAATAGAGAAGAATG AGTCAGAGCGATACAGCCAAATCAGTGCAAAACCTACAAGAA TTTTGCTGTTGATGGGTTTGGATTCCTTGACCACTGAAGAAAAGATCCAAAGAGAACTCCACGACATCACAGCTATAGATATGAATGTTCAACTCATACGTGACCCTACAACCAACACATCAAGAGGTCTCTGCTATGTTGCTTTATCAGCAGTAGAGTACTCCAGTCACTTACTGGAGATTCTCAACAATATGCATCCACCTTTTATATTAGATGGCAAACAGA TTTCAGTGCACTTCTGCAAAGAAGGGACAGATGAAGAATACTCTACATGGACTGAG GCTGAAGCAGGAGCATCATATGAACAGTACTACCAGCAGCAAGCAACAGAAGCAGCAGCAGCTGCGGCAGCAGGAGTTTATGATCAAAGTTATGCAAGTTATGCAGCAATATCAGCTGCTCATTCTTCCAAAGAATTATCAGCTGCAG ACAAAGCAGCATTAGCGCAGGAACAGGTTCAAGCAGCTTGTAAGATGCAACTAGAACAACAACAGATCACCCAGAAACTGCTGAACAAGATGAGACAGACAAGCACAGAGAAGAAACCAAAGAGGGTGAAGATAGATCTTCCACCACCAGGAACAGATGGAAGCACACTGGATCCCAGTCAGATCATCCATGAGGTCAAACCTAAGAAGAGTAAGAAGGAGCAGCAGCAGCTAGACACAGAGACCAGTGATCAAAGA TTACAGCACCAGTTATCCAGTAGTTCTGAAGGTGGCTATTATCCTGATGTATCTCAATACCAATATGATGAATCATCAGGCTTCTACTATGATCCCCAGACAGGGTTATACTATGATCCAAACTCACag TATTACTACAATGCGCATTCACAGCAGTACGTGTACTGGGATGGTACCCAGTATGTCCCAGCCAAGCAAGACCAAGCACCTACTGCTCTTCCTCAAGTTGGTGTACCTGGGGATGGCGCAAAGGAAGACAAGGGTAAAAAGGAGAAGGGAAAGGTGGCAAAGAAG GTGGCAAGTGACATGAGAAGATGGGCTGCaacaatgaatgaaatgaagaatAACAAAGCCAAAAAGAGTGGAAATGATTTCAAGAAAGATAACTCCTCAGCTTCTGCAGATGCTGGCTTTGCTGTCCTTAGTAAAAAG GCTGACCCAGCTGAGACGAAGCAGTCTGTAATGCTAGCCCTAAAGCGATCATCAACAAATGATGAGCAACGTAATAAGGCTGCCAGCATT ACCAACATCCTTGCCCAGTATGGTGGAGACAGTGACAGTGAACCTGAGGATTCAGGGCCTCCTCCAAATAAGAAACCTACCCCTGCATCTGACTCTCAAGAGAGTGTACCTACCAGCCTAACGGATTGGACTAAACTCATCTGTCTTCTCTGTAAACGTCAGTTCCCGTCCAAAGAAGTCCTTGTGAAGCATCAACAGTTCTCAGATCTACATAAACAAAACCTGGAGGCTCTCAAGAAGAGGACAGGACTTCAACAGCAACAGTCACAAGGGAAAGGAGGG GGCAGTTATCGTGATAGAGCTCAGGAGAGGAGATCAAGGTTTACTGCTAATTAA